The Polyangium aurulentum genomic interval GATGTTGGGCGCCTTCGTCGTTTGCACGTTCATCGCGGAGAACGAGCGCAAGGCGCCGAGCTCCTTTTTGCTGCACATCTCGATGACCTTCTTGTTGAAGGGCTCGTAGTGCAGGCGATACGCGATCATGAGCTTCTTCCCCGCCGCCTTGCCCGCGTCGATCATGCGCTGGCACTCCTCGATCGAGGGGGCCATCGGCTTCTCGCAGAGCACGTGCTTGCCCGCCTCGAAGCCGCGGATCGTGTACTCGGCGTGCATCGAGTTCGGCAGGATGATGTAGATGATGTCGACGGCCGGGTTGTCCTTCAGCGTGTCGTAGTTGTCGTAGCCGTAGAGGTTCTTCGCGTCGAGGCCATGGGCCTCGGCCACCTTCTTGGCCTTGTCCGGGTGCCCGCTGACCAGCGCGACGAGCTTCGAATGTTTTGCCAGGCCAAACGCCGGCAGCACCTCCTCGAGGGCGAGCTTGCCGAGCCCGACGATGGCCCAGCCGAGCTTCTTCGTCGCCTGCGGCATCTGCGCGTCCGGCGACTCCGCGTTCGGCGGCTCGAGCGGCGCGCCACCCCCCTGCGGCGGCGCCTGCCCCTGCGTCCTGGACGGGGTTTGATCGGCGCCGCCCTTTGGCGCTTCTGCCGTCGGTCGCTCCTCGCCGGCGTGACCGAGCTGCTTCGTCAGCAGATGCGACGCGATCCCTCCGACGCCCGCCGCGCTCGCAGCGACCACGAAATCACGGCGCGAGAAGGACCCCACCTTCGCGTTGTTCGGCATCACCACTCCTGATTTTCGACCCTGGCTTCCCCCTACGCTGCCACGCGGGGAGGCTCGACGCATGCCTCCTGCGCGTGCAACGCATCAATACAGGTTTTACCCTACAGCCGAAGGCGGGACGCTCGTGAGCGCATCATTTCGTCGGCGGGCTCGGAGGGATTCAATGTCGAATGAACCGGGGGGAGCCGCCTCGCTCGGCGCGCGAATCCCGAGCTTGACATCGACAGGCTCATGGCATCGAGATCGGCCCATGCGAGGACTCGTTCAAGGAAGATCCGTCATCGTCACGGGCGCGAGCAAGGGCATCGGCCGTGGCATCGCAAAGGTGTTCGCGCAGGGCGGCGCCAAGGTGCTGGTCGTCGCGCGGGATGGCCGCGCCGCGGCCGAGGTCGCCGAGGAGCTCGCGCGTGAGGGCGCCGTCGCCTCGGGCTTCGCCGCCGACGTGAGCGACGAGGGGCAGGTCGAGGCCATGGTCGACGCCGCCGTCGAGCGCCACGGCGGCCTCGACGTGCTTTGCGCCAATGCGGGGATCTTCCCCGCTTCCCGGCTGGAAGAGATGCCGCTCGCCGAGTGGCGCGAGGTCATGCGCATCAACCTCGAGGGCTGCTTCCTGTCGGTCCGTGCCGCCATCCCCGCGCTCGCGCGCTCCGAAGCCGGGCGCGTCATCTTGACCTCCTCGATCACGGGGCCGATCACCGGATTCCCCGGCTGGTCGCACTACGCCGCCAGCAAGGCCGGACAGCTCGGCTTCATGCGGACCGCCGCGCTCGAACTGGCGCGAAAAGGGATCACCGTGAACGCGATCCTGCCGGGCAATATCGCGACCGAGGGCCTCGTCGGTCTCGGCAAGGACTATGTCGATTCCATGGTCGCCTCGATCCCCCTGCGGCGCCTGGGCAGCGTCGAGGACATCGGCCACGCCGCGGCCTTCCTGGCCTCGAAGGAGGCCGGCTTCATCACCGGACAAACCCTCGTCGTCGACGGCGGCCAGACGCTGCCCGAGTCGCTCATGGCGATGGGGGATTGACCTTCACGTCGCGCGCGCGGGGCGCGGGCCGCTCAGCGGGCGCAGCGCGTCGCGCTCGGCCTTCGACAGCACCGCCACCGGATACTTCGGTTTGCCGCTCGTGCGATCGAAGTACGGGTGCGGCCACGCCTTGCTGCGGAGCTTCCAGCCGAGGACCTTGCGGATCGTGCCCGCCAGGAGGCGCACGTTCGGCTTCACCGAGCCGGGCGGAGGCTCGCCGACCGCGAACTTGCCGAAGATCCGGCCGCGCGGCGCGCCGAAGACCTCGTCGCACGGGCGCGCGCTCGGCGCTTGCCTGAACGCCTCGGTGACGAAGCCGATGAACGGGATCCCCGGCGTCAACGTGTTGCCGAGCGGCGTCTTGCAGCAGCTCGCGTACCAGCGATAGATGCCCTTCGGCGTGAGTCGCACGGCGGTGACGAGCTCGCCGCCGCGATCGTACGACACCGTCGAGGGCGCGACCTGCACGATGTCCGAGCCGCCCTGCTCGTCGAGCAGATCGGCGCGGCCGAGATGGTGCGCAAATGCCTGGCAGTCGTCGCAGTAGCAGACGACGCGGTTCACCGTGCTCGGCGACGCATCACGCACCCATCCGTGGATCTTTCCGCAACGACACTGAAGCTCTACGTCCTGGGACATGGCCCCCGCGTACCACGTGGACCGCGACGTGGTCAAACCTCGAGACCGGGGCTACGCTTGCGCCATGGAAACGAATGAAATCCACCGCGGTCGGTTGATCGATCACCTGCAGCTCGTCGTGCGCGATCTCGCGGCGAGCCGGCGCTTTTACGGCGCGGTCTTCGAGTCGCTCGGCATCCCCATCGGCGGCGAGGGGCCGGGCTTCTTCTGGGCCGACGAGCTTTTCGTCTCGACCAAGGACAGCCCCGCCGCCCTCGGTGAGCTCACCGGGCGCGTCCACCTCGCGTTCAGGGCCAAGGACAGGGAGGCCGTCGAGCGCTTCCATCGCGCCGGGCTCGAGGCGGGGGGGCGCGACCAGGGCGCGCCCGGCGAACGGCCGTACCACCCGGGCTATTACGCAGCGTTCCTGCTCGACCCCGACGGCAACAACATCGAGGCCGTGTACCACGGCCCGGCGAAAGCATCGGCAGAGTCGATCGTGATTCGCTGGGGCTGAGGCGAGCGGGGCCGACGGTGGGTGCGTCGGATGAGCACAACGACGAGATCGTTCGAGCTCCAACGACACGGCGAGTGTGCGGCGCGCGCGCGCGGCCCTGGCACCCAGGTCGCAAGGGGTACGGCGGGAGCCCGCAGGCGCGCTGCTCACCGGAGCCCTCGCGAGCGCGCTTGCGGGCTCGACCTGCAGCAAAGGAGGAGCCGTCATGCGCAAGCTCGTTCGCTCGCTCCACGTGGTCGCCGCCGCCCTCGGGCTCTCCGTGCTCCCCGCCGCGGCTGCGGAGCAGCCTCCGCAAGACCCGCAGGCGCAGGGGGCGCAGGACGCCTTCTTCCGCCAGAAGCGGGACATCAAGACCCGCATCGGGTTCATCCAGCCGAACGGATGTCATTACACGGCCGACGTCAGCGGGACCGTGACCCCGGTCGAGGCCAAGGGCGAAGGCGGCGTCCAGCACGTCACGCCCGACATCCGCGTCGACGCCACGGTGGCGTGCCCGAACGGGGTGGTCATGAAGACCAGCGACACCGTCGTGCGGACCGGGCCGCTCACGGCGGAGGCGTTCGAGCGCGCCCTCGAGCGGCGCGGCTCCGTGCTCTCGAAGGACGCCGGACGGCAATGCATCTACCGGCCCGACTTCGAGATCATCGGCGACGCGCTCACCGGCGTTCGCGTGAGCTACATGTGCCTCCTCGGTAACGACGAGGCGGGCCGTCAGGGTAGCTGACGCTCGCGAGGGGGTTACTGCGGGGCGGCGGCGCTGCTCGAGAGGGCGCTCGTCGCGTCGCTTGCGCAGGGGAGCCACACGTCGAACCGCGCTCCCCTGCCCGGCTCGGACGAGCATTCGAGCCGCCCGCCGTACGCGAGCACGATCCTGCGCACGGTCGCGAGGCCGATCCCAGCGCCCGGGGCGCGCACGCCGGGCACCCGGAAGAAGGGCTCGAAGATGCGGTCGAGGGCCTCCTTCGGGATTCCCGGTCCGGTGTCCTCCACCGAGATCCGCGCCCCCTCGCCCTCGCGGCGCCCGCCGATCCGGACCTCCCGGCGCTCGCCCTTGCCGATGTACTTGAGCGCGTTGCTCACCAGGTTGAGCAGCACCACGTGCAGAAGCTCCGGAGCGCAGGCCACGCGCGCGTCCACGCGCTCGACCGAGACCTCGGCCTGGGCCTCGGCCGCGAGCGGCGAGAGGTCCTCGACGACGGCCGTGATCACCTCGGACACGGACGCCGCGTGCGTTCCCTCCGCCGGTTTGCCCGCGCGCGAGAAGGCGAGCAGGCCCTCGAGCATCGAGTGCGCGCGCGCGCACGAGCGCTTGATCGAGGAGGCGACGGTCGCGATCGCCTCCTCGTCGCGCGCCTTGCGCAAGAGCGCCGGGCAGAGCGCGATGGGCGTGAGCACGCCGCGCAGGTCGTGCGCGATCCGGCCGGCAAAGGCGTCGAGATCGGCGTTCACCTCCTCGAGCCGCTGCACGCTCAGGGCGAGCTCGCTCCGCGCCGCCTCCGCCTCGCGGCGGGCCTGCTTCTCGCGGGCGAGCGCGGCCTGGCGCTCCTCGGACGCGTGGCGCAGCCGCCTCATGGTGCGCATGAACAGCAGCCCGAGCCCTGCCGAGAGCGTCATCGACGCGCCCGCCACCACGAGCACCAGCCGAGCCGCGCGCGAGGCGGCCTGCGCAGCTCTGAGCCGCGCGCCCTCGAGGCGCTCGTCCACGGAGGTCGCGAGCGCGTCGATGGCCGCCTCGAGCTCGTCGAGGCGCGGCCGGGCCACCCGCTCGAAGTACTGCACGACCTCCTGGCGATCACGGCCTTCGCGCTCGAGCGCGATGCTCTGCTCGGTGGCCGCGCGATACGCCTGCTGCGCGCGGGCGAGGCGCTCGACGAGGGCGCGCTCCGAGGGATCCACGGCGCGCGCAGCCAGGGCCTCGAGGCTCGCGAGGAACTCCCGCCGGGCCGCGTCGCGCTCCTCGAGGTAGACGGGGTTGCCCGTGAGCAGGTAGCCGCGGCCGCCGAGCACCTTCTGCCCGGCCGCCGAGCGCAGCCGCCCCACCTCGACCAGCTCGCCAGCGTAGATCGCCTCGACCTGATCCTTGCCCACCACGACCGATCGCTGCGCGTACACGGAGACGCCGCCGATGAGCAGGGAGAGGCAGAAAGCGACCAGGTAGCCGGCCACGCTCTTGTACGCGAAGTGCGTGCGTTCCGGGCTCTCCCCGTGCGTGGGTGACGATGCTGCGTTGGAGGGATGGAGCGGGCGGGTTGTCATCGCTTGGGCTCCCATGGATCTTGACCGATGGCGCCCGGCCTGCGAGCCGAAAAGCCAGGCGTTCACCCCCTCGGCGCCAGGCGGCACACGCCGGTCGCGGGCGGCTGGCCTCTATCGTTGGAACACCAACGATCGGTCGCTCGGGTCCGGATCCGGGGGGAGCCGCTCGCGGCGACGTGCACGCGAACAGGGCGCGGGCCGCTCAGAGCTCGAGGATCGCTCGCCCGCCGATCGCCGGGTAGATGCCGCGGCGGTCCACCTCCGCGCCTGCGCCGAGCTGCAGCTTCGCGTGGTCGCTGAGCCCGAGGTGCACCTGCGGCATGACGCGCGTGTGCATTCCCGAGCGGGCGCCGAAGGCCAGGTTGGTCTCCAGGCCCAGGATGACGTTCGAGGAGACCCGGGCAAAGACGCTGGGGTTGAAGATCGCCTCGGCCACCGTGTGCCCTTCGCGGAGGTTGACCCGGCCTCCCGCCATCACCATCGCGCTCACGGGCCTGGCGATGTCGATGCCCAGGAGGTAGACGCCCGTGAGCTGCACGTCGGGCTCGAGCGCGTGGATCGAGGCCTCGCCGATCGCTTGCCAGCCGTGGATCATGGTCCCGCCGGGGGTCGAGCCGATCGTGCCCTGGAGCGCGAGCTTCACGGCCTCGAGCTCGTGGTTCACGAAGGGCAGCTCGAGCTCGATGGCGTGCCCGTCGGCGAACGCGTACTCGATCTCGGGGGCCCATTCGAAGCGGACGGCCCGGTGAGGGCGGAAGCGCGGCTGGACGAGGGCGTTGGCCTCGAGCTCGCCTTGCCGCGCGCCGAGGCTCCGGACGAGGTCGAAGACCATGGGCTCGGGGATCTCGGGCCCTTCGATGGGATCGGCGTGCGGAGCCTGCCGCGATTCGGTCTGCTGAACGTCGGGCGACATGTCGCTGCCGGTGTTGGCGCGCGCGAACGACGTGAAACCGATCCCGGCGGCCAGCGCCGCGCTACCGAGCGCGAGCCGCGCGAGCCGTTCTTTGCGGATGTGGCAATCGTGCATGGGTTCTCTTCGTGCTCGGCGAAGACGCAGCTCGGCAGGCCGCTCCCGCGACGCCGCGCCTCGTGGGCCGCACGTCTCGCCCCGAGATTGCGCGCACCCTAGCCAGCCGATGGTGGACCGGCATGAAGGACGAATGAGCTTTCATTCATGGACTTCCCGCAGCGGAGCGGAATGGCCCCGTGGAGAAGGCTCGGGCGGCGTTCAGGCCGCTGGATTGCGGGGCGTCCGGGCCCTGTCGGCGACCGAGAGCGCGAGGACGAAGCGCGCGCCTCCCCGGTGAGACCTGTCGAGGAACAGGTCGCCGCCCGCGTTCTGCGCGATGCTGCGCGCGATGGTGAGGCCGAGGCCCGCGCCGGGGCGGTCGCTGCCCTGGTCCTTCGAGCCGCGGTAGAACGGCTCGAAGAGGTGGGCCTCGTCCTCGGGCAGGACGCCGGGCCCTAGATCGGCGACGCCGATCTCCACGCGCGCGCCCCCATCGGCGACGGTCACGGTGACCGGGGCGCCCTCGGGGCTGTGGGCGACGGCGTTGTCGATGAGGTTGCGCAGCGCGCGCGCGATCTCGCCCCGCGCACCCCGCACGCGCAGGCGGGCGAGCGAGGCGTTCTTCGCCGCCTCCACGAGCGGGACGCCCCGCGCATCGGCCGGGCCGCGCGCCATTCGCAGCGCTTCGGAGAGGGTCTCGCCGACCGTCGAGGCCTCGGCCTCGGGGGGCCTCGCCTGAACGCGGGCGAGCGTGAGCAGATCCTCGGTGAGCCCCGCGAGAAGCTCGACGTCGCCGAGCGCCTCCTCGACGGCCCTGCGGTACTCGCTGGCCTCGCGCGGCCTGCGGAGGGCGAGCTGCAACCCGCCGCGCAGCGTGGACAGGGGCGAGCGCAGCTCGTGCGCGGCGTGCGAGATGAACGTGCGCTGCGCGGACACGAGCGCGCCGAGCTGCTCGATCATGTGGTCGAGGTCTGCCGCGAGCGCCCGCGTCTCGGCGCTTCCTCGCACGCCGGCGCCGACGCGGGCCCGCAGGTCCCCCTTCGACACGTCGCGGGCGACGGCGGCGATCGCGTGCACGTCGCGCGCGAGTCGGCCGCCGAGCCACCGCGCCACGAGCGCCGTCGCCCCGGTTGCCCCGAGGAACAGGCCGGCGAGCGTGCGGAGCAGAAAGCGCGTGTCGTCGTCGACGGTGCGGCGCGAGGCGGCGTAGAGCAGCGCGTGGCCCCGGCTCCCCACGGGCACGGTGACGCCGCGGAGGTTCTCTTCGTGCACGGTCAAGTCGAGCGGCTCCCCGTCCCAGGGGACCTGCCCTGCGGTCCCGAGCTCGTGGAAGGGCGGCGCCTCGCCCGCGAAATTCTGCGTGGCCGACAGGAGCCCCCCCTGGTCGTCGTAGACCGCGATGTACCGCTGGATCGGCCCCAGGCTCTCGGGGACCTGGGCGACGCCGTCGAGCACGGCGGGGCGCTCGGGGTTCTTCGCGCCCGCGACCTGGGCGAGCGCGTGGGCCTGGCCGACCAGCGCGAGGTCGAGGTCGCGCGTCTCGTCGCGGCGCACGAGGACGTAGACGGTCAGGAACGAGCCGAGCAGCGCCGCCGCGCTGACGGCCGTGACCGCCAAGCTCAATCGGTTCGTGAGCTTCATGCTTCGAGGGGGCCGAGCTTGTAGCCGACGCCGCGCACGGTCTCGATGAGGGCCGCGTGCGCGCCGAATTTCTCGCGGATGTTCTTCACGTGGACCTCGACCACGTTCGAGCCCGGGTCGAAGCGCGTCTCCCAGACCTTGGCGAGCAGCTCGGTGCGGGGCACGACCCGGCCTGCCTCGCGGGCGAGATAGGCGACGAGGGCGAACTCGCGCGGGGTGAGGTCGACCTTGCGGCCGTCGAGCGTCGCGCGGCGCTCGGCGCGGTCGAGGGCGAGCGGTCCGACGCGCACGGTGGCCTCGCCGCCGGCTCCTCGGCGGCCGCGGGCGCGCACGCGCGCGAGCAGCTCGCCGAGGTCGAAAGGTTTGGCGAGGTAATCGTCGGCGCCCGCGTCGAGGCCCGCGATCCTCTCGGGGACCTCGGCGCGCGCGGTGAGCATCAGGATGGGGACCTGACAGCCTTTCTGGCGCACGGTGCGGCAGACCGACAGGCCATCGACCTCGGGCAGCATCCAGTCGAGGATGACGAGGTCATAAGGGAGCGACTGGATTTGCCCGATCGCCGTGGCGCCGTCGGGGACGACGTCGACCACGTAGCCCTCCTCGGTCAGCGCGCGCGACAAGAAGCTCGCGAGCTTCTTGTTGTCCTCCACCACGAGGATCTTCATCACGGCCGATCCTAGCGCGTGGCGCGCCTTCGGCCCGCGCGACCGTGCGCCAAACGGCCGGGCGCGGCGAAGCTGAAGGAATCTTCATCGCGCCTTCATGCGCTGCCCCCGTTCGCCGCGGGCAGGCAGACGTCCACTTCAATGCGCGAGCAGCCACTTCTCGAGCGGCGCCCACGCGAGCTCGGGCGCGTCGGTCGCGTAGAGCAGGTCGGCGTGGCCATAGTCCTCGGGCTCCTGCTCGACCGCGAGGCGACGAACGACGTGCGTGGTGACGTCGGTGGAGCCCACGACCGTGGTGGTATGCAGGCCGTGATCGCCGAACCCGCCGGCCGCGCCGAGGTAGAAGATCGGGACCTCGATGTCGGCGAGGTGATCGGCGATCGGCAGGGGCGCCTCGCCGCACCAGACCGCGCCTCGCTCGGCGCTCTCCACGAGCGCCTGGTGCGGGGGCGAATGGATGAGCCAGTCGGTGATCAGCGCCTCGGGCGCGTAGTGTAGCCCCGTCGGAGCGCCGTTCTCGAACGCGCCCGCCACGAGGTGATACTTCGGCTTGGGCTCGTAGATCAGGTACGTCTGCGTCACGATGCCCAGCATCGCGTCCCGGTTGGTGTAGCCGTCGAAGAACGGCGACGGGTCGGCGGGTGCGGAGACCGCGAGCTCGCCGAGGGGCTGGAAGAACGCGCTGTTGTCGCTGTCCACCTCCCCCTTTTCGACCAGCGCGCGCTCCTGCGCGGCCGTCTCGCAGGCCCCTTGCCTGAGCGCCTCGTCGGCGGGGGCGAGCTTCGCGTAGATGTCGATGGGGACGATGCCCTTGATCTGCCGCTTTTCCGGCTCCTTTTGGGTCTCCTCGGCGGCGTAGAGGTACGTGATCTGCGCGCCGCTGCTGAATCCGCCGAGGATCATGCGATCCTCGCCCGCGCCGGTCAGGGTCCGGATCGAGCGCGCGAAGATCAGCGCGTTCCCCGTGTCGGAGACCGCCTGCGCCACGCCCATGTCGGCGAAATCGGAGAAGTCGGCGCCGTCCTTGGGCGCCGTGGTCCACCGCCTGTCGAGGCCCCACACGTCGATCCCGCGCTCGGCCAGGTAGACGGCCAGCGCGTGGTCGGGCTGCGCGGCGTCGCTCATCAGCGAGGGCGCGAAGTTCGTGGTGAAGGTCGCGAAATCGCCGTGCAGGAGCATGATCGCGCGGGACGCGGGGCGCGCCTTCCAGGGAGCATCCTCGCGCACGACCCGGTGCACGCGAATGCGCGCGTTCGGGGTGTCCCCCACCTTCAGCAGGAAGCTGTAATGGTGAACGTCGCCCGCCACCTGCTCGCGCTCCACCTCGGTCACCTCCGCCGCGATGGCCGCTCCCGACTCCTCCACGCTCGCATGCAGCGCCTCTTCGTCGTTCGGCGCCGGCGTCGGCGGCCGCTCCGGCGCCGTCGTGCACCCGCCGGCGGCGACAGCCAGCAAGCCGAGGAAGACCGGAACGAGAACATCACCCTCATGCATCGATCGCTTCATTGCCCGCCGCGCAGGGCACGCGCCATGCCATCCATGTCTTGCGCGCAATGCGGGGATCTTCCTGTCGTTTTCGCGGACCGGGTTGCGCAACGCTGCGCAATCTGCGCGGGCTTGCTCGACTTGCGCATCCGCGCCCCGTCATCCCTGCACGATCTCGATGCCCGTCCGCGTGAGGGACTGGATCACCTCCTCGGGCGCGGCGCGGTCCGTCACGAGCCGGTCGACGATCGATATCGGTCCAACCAGAAATGGCGCCGTGGTGCCGAGCTTCTCGCCCGCGGCGACCACCATGACCTCCGCCGTCGCGCTCACCATGGCGCGTTTGACCTCGGCGTCCTCGTGCGTGTAGACGCCGAGCCCGATGTCCGGGTGCACGCTCGCGGTCCCCAGCACGCACAGGTCCGCGCGATACCGGCGATAGCCCTCGACCGTCTCGGCGCCCGACATGGCGATCGACTCCTTGAGGAGCCTGCCTCCGAGCACGATGACCTCGACCGTCGGATGCTCCGCCAGCGCCGAGGCGACGGGCAGGCTGTGCGTGACGACGGTCAGCGACAGGTTGCGAGGCACGCTCGTCGCCACCGCGAGCGCCGTGGTCCCCGCGTCGAAGAGCACGACCTGCCCGTCGCGGAGGAAGCGGGCCGCGGTGGCGGCGATGGCGCTCTTGGCCTCCACCGACTGGATCTGCCTCCCCGCGTACGTGGGCGCGGTGGGCGACCGTGGGACCGCCCCCCCGTACACGCGCCGAAGCAGCCCCTCCTCGGCCAGCTCGCGCAGATCGCGCCGGATCGTGTCCTCCGACACGCCGAACTGCGCCGCCAGGGCGCTCGCCACGACCTTCTGATCGCTCGCCAGGGTCTCCAGGATCTTCCTTCGCCGCTCCTCTGTGAGCATGCCCGCCACCTCCCGTGTGCCCGATTCGGCACTGGACCTTCCGAATCGTGCATGGCATACCCTGGAACATGAACGATCCGGTAAGAACATGCACGCGATCTGCACGATCATACCCGTTCGAGGCCGTGCTGTTCGACCTCGACGGTGTGATCATCGATACGACCGCGCTGCACCACCGCGTGTGGGACACCTTCGCGCGGGCGCGCGGGTACGTGCCGAGCCACGACGATCTGCTCGCCACCCACGGCCGCCGCGCCGAGGAGACGCTGCGGATCTGGCTCGGCGAGGGGCCGAGCGACCGCGCGCTGACCGAGCTCGCCCTCGAGCGCGAGACCCTCTTCAACCGCCTACTCGCGACCGAGCCCGTCTCGGCGGTGCCGGGCCTCGGCGATTTCCTCGGGGAGCTGCGACGGGCGGGCGTGCCCTGGGCCGTGGGGACGAGCGCGGTGCCCATGAACGCCGAGCTGTCCCTGTCCCGGCTCGGCCTGCGCGACCAGTTCGAGGTGATGGTGACCGGCGCCGACGTCGCCCGGTGCAAGCCCGATCCCGAGGTGTACCTGAAGGCCGCCGCGGCGCTCGGCGTGCCGCCCGAGAGGTGCCTCGTCATCGAGGACGCCGTGCTCGGCATCCGCGCCGCCCGCGCCGCCCGCGCGATGTGCCTGGCCCTGACCACCACCTTCCCGCCCGACGTCCTGCGCAGAGAGGGGCCGGACTGGCTCGCCGAGGACTTTCGAAGGCTCCCCTTTTAATGCCCTCGGCGCCAGGCTCGGCGGCCTCGTGATCACGGCCGGCTTCTTCGGCGCGTCGGTCGCCCTCGAGCGCCGGCGCCGCGCCTGAGCGCCCTCGCGGGGCAAAAGCAAGATCCCGACGGGGATGCGCTTGCCCCTCTTTGGGCACGCCCGCACGCACGGGATCCAGGTGGCTCGAATGGCGCGCGGGGCGACGCGAGCCCGCCGCAATCTCGTACAGTGAGCAGAGTCTGCCCGTGTGGACAGACGTGCCCCAAGCCACAGATCCGTGCGTCGTGGCATACGCACGGCCTGCGGCGACGCCCGGAATCGCGAGGGCGCGCAGCGATGGCAATCGTGGGGAATAGAAAGCCTGGCCGTTCGAGCGCGGGGCGGGCGCCACGGAAAGTCGACGCCTTCCATTCCTCGCGAGGAGGCGCCCGCGTCCATGGCGCAAACTGCACATTCGTGGCGGAAAACTGCCGCTTCGACGTCGGCACGCGACGTGTAAGAGCCGGGGCCCGAACACCTCAGGGTGGGGAACCCATAGGAGAATACTCTATGAACTCGTACCGTACGCTTTTCGCGGTGGCCTGCTCGGCAATGATGGCGTTTGCTGCCGGCTGCGGCGATGACAACACCGACAACACCGAGCCCACGGGCAACAAGACCGTCTCCGATCTCGACATCACCCCCGACGCGTCGTCGATGAAGAAGGGGGAGACGCTCCAGTACAAGCTCAAGGTCACGTACTCCGACGGCACGGTGGACGATGACGTGGCGGGCGACGCGGACGTCTCCTGGAGCTCGAGCGACGCGGCGACGGCCACGGTGTCGGAGGACGGCCTCGTGACCGCGGTCGAGGAGGGAACGGCCACGATCACCGCCAAGCTCGGCGACGAGGAAGAGACCGAGACCATCATCGTCACGCCGTGACGACATCGCAGCGCCGCTGCTGACCGCAACACGTCAGGCGCGCTGTCGCTGATACGAATCCAGGGAGAGGCCCGATCCCGGGGGGGAATCGGGCTTCTCCATTTTTGTCCCGCCGATGTTCAGGGGCAGACCGCGCTCTTCTCACCGACGCCGTACGAGATGAACTGGATCGGGTGGCTGCCGACGTACGAGCTCGCGGGCAGCTCGTCCCAGGTGATGCCGTCCGTGCTCCGGTAGAAACGCTGCTTTTCGTACCACTGGTCCCAGCCGCCATTGACGGCCACGTACGTGCCCTTGTCGCTCCGGGTCACGGCGCCGAGCAGCGGCCCGGGGCTCGTTTGCGTGGTGCCGTCGGGGTTTTTCTTGCGCACCTCGGTCGGCGTCGCGGTCCACGTGGCGCCGTCCGTGCTCTTGAATTGCAGGGCGGTGTAGCTGTCGTCGCGCCCCCACGTCACGAACGCGTCGCCGGTCCAGAGCAGCCGCGCGTCGACCCCGCCGCCGATGTCCGACTCGGTCCAGGTGTCGCCGCCGTCGAGCGACCGGCAGGCGACGCCCGTGCCGCCGAGCACGACGATTACGCCATTGCCATAGGCGAAGCCGCCCGCCCATTGAATGTCGCCCGCGCACGCGGCCGGCAGCGTCTTCGGGCGCGCCCAGGTTGCGCCGCGGTCCTTGCTCACGTTCAGATCGTTGCCCTCGTTGCCGCCGAACGCGATGAGCCAGCGGCCGCCGTCGTGCGGCGCGAAGCCCGTCCGGCGCGCATTCCACACCGGCGAGTCCAGGTCGCCGCCCGGCGTCCACGTCGCGCCCGACGGGTCCGAGATCTGCGGCGGGCGCTCGCCCGCGAGAAAGACGCCGTCCCCGAAGACGACGCCCGCGAACGTCTTGCCAGAGAGCACGGGCTCCCAGTCGACGCCGTTCTTGCTGCGGCGAATCGCGCCGGGAGGACCCCAGCCGAACGTCGCGACGAAATACCCGTTGCCGTAATCGATCCCGCGCCCCGCGCCCGGGTTGTGATCA includes:
- a CDS encoding Gfo/Idh/MocA family protein produces the protein MPNNAKVGSFSRRDFVVAASAAGVGGIASHLLTKQLGHAGEERPTAEAPKGGADQTPSRTQGQAPPQGGGAPLEPPNAESPDAQMPQATKKLGWAIVGLGKLALEEVLPAFGLAKHSKLVALVSGHPDKAKKVAEAHGLDAKNLYGYDNYDTLKDNPAVDIIYIILPNSMHAEYTIRGFEAGKHVLCEKPMAPSIEECQRMIDAGKAAGKKLMIAYRLHYEPFNKKVIEMCSKKELGALRSFSAMNVQTTKAPNIRLSSKLAGGPLGDIGIYCINAARYVAGEEPIEVMGMAHQPADDPNFREVPAGYAFTMRFPSGLLAHCDCSFQGERSSRYRVNCADGYIDLESAFPYFGQELRVSRKDGATKLQIEPKNHFTEEMDHFSQAVMSGKESDTPGEEGLADMRVIKAIEESARTGALVKVAK
- the fabG gene encoding 3-oxoacyl-ACP reductase FabG is translated as MRGLVQGRSVIVTGASKGIGRGIAKVFAQGGAKVLVVARDGRAAAEVAEELAREGAVASGFAADVSDEGQVEAMVDAAVERHGGLDVLCANAGIFPASRLEEMPLAEWREVMRINLEGCFLSVRAAIPALARSEAGRVILTSSITGPITGFPGWSHYAASKAGQLGFMRTAALELARKGITVNAILPGNIATEGLVGLGKDYVDSMVASIPLRRLGSVEDIGHAAAFLASKEAGFITGQTLVVDGGQTLPESLMAMGD
- a CDS encoding DUF6151 family protein; protein product: MSQDVELQCRCGKIHGWVRDASPSTVNRVVCYCDDCQAFAHHLGRADLLDEQGGSDIVQVAPSTVSYDRGGELVTAVRLTPKGIYRWYASCCKTPLGNTLTPGIPFIGFVTEAFRQAPSARPCDEVFGAPRGRIFGKFAVGEPPPGSVKPNVRLLAGTIRKVLGWKLRSKAWPHPYFDRTSGKPKYPVAVLSKAERDALRPLSGPRPARAT
- a CDS encoding VOC family protein is translated as METNEIHRGRLIDHLQLVVRDLAASRRFYGAVFESLGIPIGGEGPGFFWADELFVSTKDSPAALGELTGRVHLAFRAKDREAVERFHRAGLEAGGRDQGAPGERPYHPGYYAAFLLDPDGNNIEAVYHGPAKASAESIVIRWG
- a CDS encoding sensor histidine kinase, which gives rise to MTTRPLHPSNAASSPTHGESPERTHFAYKSVAGYLVAFCLSLLIGGVSVYAQRSVVVGKDQVEAIYAGELVEVGRLRSAAGQKVLGGRGYLLTGNPVYLEERDAARREFLASLEALAARAVDPSERALVERLARAQQAYRAATEQSIALEREGRDRQEVVQYFERVARPRLDELEAAIDALATSVDERLEGARLRAAQAASRAARLVLVVAGASMTLSAGLGLLFMRTMRRLRHASEERQAALAREKQARREAEAARSELALSVQRLEEVNADLDAFAGRIAHDLRGVLTPIALCPALLRKARDEEAIATVASSIKRSCARAHSMLEGLLAFSRAGKPAEGTHAASVSEVITAVVEDLSPLAAEAQAEVSVERVDARVACAPELLHVVLLNLVSNALKYIGKGERREVRIGGRREGEGARISVEDTGPGIPKEALDRIFEPFFRVPGVRAPGAGIGLATVRRIVLAYGGRLECSSEPGRGARFDVWLPCASDATSALSSSAAAPQ
- a CDS encoding sensor histidine kinase; this translates as MKLTNRLSLAVTAVSAAALLGSFLTVYVLVRRDETRDLDLALVGQAHALAQVAGAKNPERPAVLDGVAQVPESLGPIQRYIAVYDDQGGLLSATQNFAGEAPPFHELGTAGQVPWDGEPLDLTVHEENLRGVTVPVGSRGHALLYAASRRTVDDDTRFLLRTLAGLFLGATGATALVARWLGGRLARDVHAIAAVARDVSKGDLRARVGAGVRGSAETRALAADLDHMIEQLGALVSAQRTFISHAAHELRSPLSTLRGGLQLALRRPREASEYRRAVEEALGDVELLAGLTEDLLTLARVQARPPEAEASTVGETLSEALRMARGPADARGVPLVEAAKNASLARLRVRGARGEIARALRNLIDNAVAHSPEGAPVTVTVADGGARVEIGVADLGPGVLPEDEAHLFEPFYRGSKDQGSDRPGAGLGLTIARSIAQNAGGDLFLDRSHRGGARFVLALSVADRARTPRNPAA